ATTGTTCATCTATTTTTGCTTCCCAAAGCACATACAAATTATCCCCATCATGCCATAACCAAATATCTGTTTTAAGTGGGCAGGCAAGCGAATCCTTAGGATAAATTCGCACAAAATCTGAGAGATGATTGCTGTTGGTTTTGAGCTCTTCTTCAGAGAAAGGAATTTCTAAACCAAAGCAGTTTAATGATAAAAAAATAATGATAGCGACTAATATGTATCCTCTTATTTTAACTCCAATCTGATATAACTTCAGAGATATAGTTTTTTAAAATTTGTAATCATATAATTTTTTATAATTGTTATTCATTTTAATTAACTCATTGTGAGTCCCTTGTTCTATAATTCTTCCATTATCCAGAACAAGAATTTTATTACATTTTCGCGTGATTGTTAAATGATGTGTAATGACAAAAATAATCATATCTTCAGGCAAATTAATAATTGTTTTATTAATAAAGCTTTCACTTATCGGATCAATATTGGAGGTTGCTTCATCTAAAATCAATATCTTTGGATTTCTTATTAATGCTCGAGCAATTGCAATCCTCTGTTTCTGACCAACTGATAAATTCGCACCTTTTTCTCCAACAATCGTTTTATATCCAATTGGTAATTGTTTGATAAACTCATCCGCATAAGCTTGTTTTGCAGATAAATAAATCTCCTCCTCGCTTGCTCGACCATTGCCAAATTTGATATTATTGTAAATCGTATCATTAAACAGATACGGTTCTTGCTCAACAATGGCTACCTGTCTTCGTAAAGCTATTAATTCTGATGTAACTAATCTCCTACCATTTAGAATTATATCACCTTCATCTATCTCATATAAACCTGCAAGAAGTCGCAGTAAAGTTGTCTTTCCCCCTCCAGAACTGCCCACAATACCTATCTTCTCACCATTTCTTGCTGTGAAACTTATTCCTTTTAATATTTCTTCTTCTACAATTTTATTTGTAATGAGATTTTTATCCTTAAGATTTTTAAATTTTATTCCATTAATATCTTCTTCTCTGTGCCTCTGTGCCTCTGTGGCAACTCTTTTCTCATAGGAAAAATGAACATTCCCAAAAGCTAATTGCTCAATCTTTTCTGGCAAAACTATCTCTTTATCTATCCTTTCTTCAGGCAAATCAAAAAGTTCTCTAACCCTTTCCAATGCCATTAGTGACTTCTGTATCTGTATATTGACATTTATCAATCTACTTGTTGGACCAAACAAATAACCCACAAACGAATTGAAAGCAATGAGTGAACCGAGAGTTAGATTTCCCTGTATTATCTCATAACCACCATAACCTATAATTACTATTGGTGCAAGTCCACCTAAAAAGCCGGTTACTGTGCTGTTGAGAAAAGATGTTTTTCCCAGTTTGATATTTGAACGAAATGCCTGCTTCGCTCTTTTGATATATCGCAAAAGATTGTATTTATATTTCAAAAAGACCTTAATCAACTCAACCATATTAAGCGACTCTTCTAATTGTCTCGTTGTCTGCGCATTATCCTCATAAAATACTTTTGATAATTTACGAATTATCTTGCTAAAATAGATTGTGGATGCTACAAAAAAAGGCAGAATTGTAATGGAAATCAGTGCCAGTTTCCAGTGAATAATAAAGATTGCCATAACTCCAACAAGAAAGGTAAGAATATCCTTTATTATCATTATAACAGTATCAGCAAACAAAGTTCGTATCCTGTCTGTATCGTCATTTATGCGGGAGATAAGATAACCTGTGCCGTATTTTTTGTTTATCTTAAGTGGAAGTTTATTTATTTTCTCCAGCAAATCCAATCTGATGCTTAAAATTACTTTTGTATTGATTTTGTAAAAGAGAAGTCCTTGAAAATAGCCAACTACTTTCATAAAGATAAGCAAGCCCAATACAAGCAGGATTAAAAACAATAATTCTTGCAGGTTTTTGTTTGGAAGTGTTTTGTCTATTATGTGGCGTGTAATAAG
The sequence above is a segment of the Candidatus Cloacimonadota bacterium genome. Coding sequences within it:
- a CDS encoding ABC transporter ATP-binding protein, which translates into the protein MRKLKIIGNKISTLLFENKQMNTNLIFRFLTPYFKKHITSLIIGGISVFLLSILILPTPLITRHIIDKTLPNKNLQELLFLILLVLGLLIFMKVVGYFQGLLFYKINTKVILSIRLDLLEKINKLPLKINKKYGTGYLISRINDDTDRIRTLFADTVIMIIKDILTFLVGVMAIFIIHWKLALISITILPFFVASTIYFSKIIRKLSKVFYEDNAQTTRQLEESLNMVELIKVFLKYKYNLLRYIKRAKQAFRSNIKLGKTSFLNSTVTGFLGGLAPIVIIGYGGYEIIQGNLTLGSLIAFNSFVGYLFGPTSRLINVNIQIQKSLMALERVRELFDLPEERIDKEIVLPEKIEQLAFGNVHFSYEKRVATEAQRHREEDINGIKFKNLKDKNLITNKIVEEEILKGISFTARNGEKIGIVGSSGGGKTTLLRLLAGLYEIDEGDIILNGRRLVTSELIALRRQVAIVEQEPYLFNDTIYNNIKFGNGRASEEEIYLSAKQAYADEFIKQLPIGYKTIVGEKGANLSVGQKQRIAIARALIRNPKILILDEATSNIDPISESFINKTIINLPEDMIIFVITHHLTITRKCNKILVLDNGRIIEQGTHNELIKMNNNYKKLYDYKF